The Sedimentibacter sp. zth1 DNA segment CTGGCTCAGGAAAAACTGCTGTGCTCGTAGAGAGAATTATAAAACTTGTGAAAGATAATAAAGAAGAAATAGATAGTTTTTTGATTGTGACATTTACCAACGCCGCAGCTGCTGGAATGAAACAAAAGATTCAAAAAGCATTATATAAAGATTTAGAAGATGATAGTATAAGTGATGATAATTTAAAAAGACATCTTAGAAACCAGTTAAATAAGCTAAATAAAGCAAATATTTCAACTATACACTCGTTTTGTATAGATTTATTAAGAAAAAATTTTCATGTTATTGGTATTGACCCGAATTTTAGAATTGGTGATCCAAATGAATGCCAAATACTTTTGAATGAAGCAGTTGATGATGTTTTAGAGCAGGCTTATACTGATAAATCCAGTGATTTTGTTCAATTGGTTGAATGCTTCACAAGCAATAGATCAGACAAAGAGTTAGTAGAGTTAATTAAAGATATGTATTATTTTATATTGAGCTTTCCAAATCCACTTGAGTGGTTTGAAAAATCTGTTAATATGCTTGAAATTACTGAAATAGAATTGGATGAATCAATTTGGTTAAGTGTAATTAGAGAAAATGTAGGCACACTTTTAGATGGAGCAGAAGAAGCTATAAAATTGGCTATAGATTTATCAAAGGAAGAAGCTGGACCAATAGCATATTTTGATACGTTTTCTAGGGATTTAAGCAATGTTAGTGAGCTTAGAGATTCATTGATAAATTCTAATTTTAATAATTTTATAAATAATCTATATTCACTTTCACACCCAAGACTTGCTTCTATAAGGGGTAAGAAAAAGGAAGAAGTGGATGCTGTTTTATTAGATGATGCAAAATCTATGCGTAATGAATATAAAAAAATAGTTGATGGTATAAAAAAGCTTATTCCAAATAAAACAATGAAGGAGTTTACAGAGGCTATAAATTATATGTATCCGGCGATGAAAGCTCTATTTGAATTGGTTAAAAGTTTAATGAATGAATTTAAGATAAAAAAAGCAGATAAAGCTATTCTTGATTTTGGAGATGTTGAACATTTTGCTCTTGATGCTTTGTCCTATGAAGACGTAAGAGAAAGCTGTAGGAATAAATATAAATTTATTTTTGTTGATGAATATCAAGATAGTAATCAAATTCAGGAAACACTTATTGGTTTGATAAAACGTGATAATAATGTGTTTATGGTTGGAGATTCAAAGCAAAGTATATATAAATTTAGACTTGCTGATGTTGATTTGTTTAACTCTAAGCTAAGAACATATAAAACTGAGTGTGATGAAGGTGATTTAAATCAAAGAATAGATTTAAACCATAATTTCAGAAGTAGATTCGAGATACTTGCAGCAACTAATTATATATTTGAAAAAATTATGTCTAAAAAACTAGGTGAACTTGATTACAATAAAGAAGTATTTTTAAATGTTGGTACAGAATTCAAAAAATCAAAGGATGACAGAGTAGAACTAGATATTATTGAAACGCAGACAGTAGAAGCAGATGAAGATATTGATGAAGAACTACAAGCTATGAAAAAAGCTGAAATTGAAGCTTTTTTTGCTGTAAATAAAATTAAAGATTTACTAGGACAGAAAACTTATTTTGCAAAGGAAAATGAGTTTAGAACTATAGAATTCAAGGACATAGTTATATTACTTAGGTCAGTTGCAAACTGGTCTACAGTTTTTGAAGAAATATTTTTTAATCAGGGAATTCCTTTTTATTCAGACACAGGAACAGGTTATTTTGAAACAATTGAAATAGAGATTATGATTAATATGCTTAGACTTATTGATAATATTAGGCAAGATATTCCGTTATTAAGTATCATGAGGTCACCTATAGGTAAATTTACTACAGAAGAGCTAATAAAAATTAGGATTAAATCACCTAAGATTTCATTTATAGATGCAATGTACATTTATAAAAATAATGAAAAAAATGATCTTCAACAAAAAATAATATCATTTATAGATATGATTGAGAATTACAAAAAAAATAGTAGATATGAAAAACTAAATGATTTGATATGGAAAATACTGATGGAGACTGATTATTACTATTTTGTAGGTGCATTGCCAAACGGTAAGGTAAGACAAGCAAATTTAAGACTATTAACTGACAAGGCATTTGAGTATGAAAATACATCAATGACAGGACTATATAATTTTCTAAAATATATTGAGAAGTTAAAGTTGTATAATAGTGATGAAAGTACAGCTAAGATACTCGGTGAAAATGATAATGTAGTTAGACTTATGACAATACATAAAAGTAAAGGTTTAGAATTTCAAGTTGTTATTTTATGTGGTTTGAATAAAAAATTTAATATGATGGATGTTTCAAAAAGCATACTAAAGCATAAAACATATGGGATAGCACCTAAATATGTTAATCCTGAACTGAGAATTTACAAAGAGACATTACCTAGAATTGCTTTGAAAGATGTAACTAAGCTTGAAACGTTATCTGAAGAAATGAGAGTTTTATACGTTGCGCTTACAAGAGCAGTTGATAAGCTTATTTTGTGTGGGACAGTAAAGAGTGCTGAGGGAAGAGTAAAAAAATGGAGAAAAGGTACAACACATTATAATTTATATACTTCTCAATCGTACTTGGATTGGATTTGCAGTTCTATTTATAAACATAAGGATGGTTATGAGCTAAGAAAATTATGTAATGATGACAACAGTATAGTTAAAAATGATATACACAATGCATCATTTTTGATTAATATTTTAACACTAAAGGATATCAATTATTCAGCGAATCAAGCTGAAAATAAAAGAGAAGAAAGAATTGAAGAAATTAAGCATTTTACAGAAGAAGTTCATAGCATAGAAACGGATGAAATAAACAGAAGATTAAGCTTTGAATATTCCTACAAAAAGTCAATAAACATACCAACTAAGTTATCTGTAACCGATATTAAAAATCTTGATAAAAAAGATGTAAATGTTGAAAATATTAAGTATAATATACCTAAATTAGTTGATATACCATTGTTTAAAGAGAATAATATTAACTTTACACAAGCAGAAATAGGAACTATAACTCACTATGTTATGCAACATTTAGACCTAAATCAACAGCTTGATATTCAAAATATTAATGAACAAATTGCAAATATGATTATGCATAAGCTATTAACAGAAAGTGAAGCTGAGGTAGTAAATATTGAACAAATAGTAATGTTCTTTAAAAGTGATATAGGAAAAAGAATGCTTTTATCTTCAAATATAAAAAGAGAAACACCTTTCGTTATAAAAAAGCATGCCAATGAAGTAGTTAAAAACATTAATGAAAATGAGTTTGTACTAATACAGGGTATCATAGACTGTTATTTTTATGAGAAGGATGAAATAATTGTTATAGATTATAAAACAGATAAGGTTAATGACGAAAACATAGACATAATAAAGAACCAATACAAAAAGCAAATTCTATCATATAAGGAAGCTATACAAAAATTGACTAATAAAAAGGTTAAACAGTGTTACCTATATTTATTTGATATAGGAAAGCAGATATTGATAGAGGATGAAGACTAACAAAACAATTATTTTGGAGGGAAAAAATTTGGAAAAACTAATTTTAATTATGACTACTATAACATGCTTAATTAGTATTTTTATTTTGATAAGGCTAGTAAATAGTTCTAATCAACGAAATAATAAAATGATGACAGATTTAAAAATAATGATTACTGAAAATAACAATACTGCACTTGACAATATATTATCAAAGATAAGTGATTCTAATCAGAGACAGCTTAAAATGCTTTTAGAAAATAAGCTTGAAACAGTCGAAAAATTAGAATATAATTCATCTCGTATGAATAGAGATTTTTTAAGCTTTCAAGAGAATACATCAAAATATATCAATGAATCAAACATTAAATTAACTGAAAGTTTGAGCAATAATTTTAATACCCTTAACAACAAGGTTGATGAGAATTTAGATAAAATCAACAAGCGTGTTGAAGAAAGATTAAACGAAGGATTTGAAAAAACAAATAAAACTTTTAATAATATATTAGAAAGATTATCTAAAATTGATGAAGCACAGAAAAAAATTGATAGTCTATCAACTAATATAGTTTCTTTGCAGGATATACTTACTGATAAAAAAAGCAGAGGAACATTTGGAGAAATTCAACTTAACAATATTTTATACGCAATATTTGGCGAGAAAAATGATAAAACATATCAAATTCAAAAGAAACTATCAAATGGTACTATTGTTGATGCAATGCTATTTATACCGCAACCGGTAGGTAATTTAAGTATTGACTCAAAATTTCCACTTGAAAATTATCAAAGAATGATTGACAAAAGTTTGACTGCCTTTGAAAGAGCACAGGCTGAAAAAGATTTTAAATTGAATATAAAAAAACATATTAATGATATAAGTTCAAAATATATTATTAAAGATGAAACTTCAGAGCAAGCAGTTATGTTTATTCCAGCTGAAGCAATATTTGCTGAAATCAATGCATATCACCAGGATTTGGTTGATTATGCTGGTAATAAGAAGGTATGGCTCGCTTCACCAACAACTCTTATGTCTGTACTTTCAACAGTTCAGGTTATACTAAAAAATATGGAGAGAGAAAGATATTCAAGTATAATTCATACAGAGTTAAACAAATTAGGTGAAGAATTTAAGCGTTACAAAACACGTTGGGATTCTTTAGCGAAAAATATAAAGAAGGTTTCTAATGATGTTGACAATATAAATATTACATCAAACAAAATTGAAAAGAAATTTAACAGTATTTCTATGGTTGAAATAGACACTGATATTGAAAATGTTGATGCAATAGTTGATTTAGATTTAAATAATTAATTTTAGGAGAAAATATGGATAGTATTATTTTTGATTTAGACGGAACTCTATGGGATAGTAGAGAAGCAATTAGTAAATGTTGGACTGAATTACTTAGTAGTTATGATGTTAGAAAAAAAGTTATTACAGTAGAGGATATGACTTCTGTAATGGGGTTGCTGTTACCTGAAATAGGTGATGTTTTTTTTGAAGATTTAGAAAAGGATAAAAGAGACACTTTAATCAATGAATGTTGCAATGCAGAGCAAAAATATTTACATGATAATGGAGCAAAATTGTTTGATAAACTTGAAGAAACATTAGAAATTCTTTCAAAAAAATATAAACTGTTTATAGTTAGCAATTGCCAAGATGGTTATATCGAGACTTTTTTACACGCTCACAATTTAGGTAAATATTTTCTAGACTATGAATGTCCAGGAAGAAGTGGATTGAAAAAAGCTGGAAATAATAAACTGATAGTAAAAAGAAATAATCTTAAATCTCCAATTTATGTAGGTGATACGCAATGGGATTTAAATAGTGCTAAAGAAGCAGGTATGCCTTTTGTCTATGCAAGATATGGCTTTGGAAAAGATGTACAAGGTTATGATTATGTAATTGAAAAATTTGATGATTTAATAAATTTATTTATATAAAGGTGGTATAAAATGAATGTATTGATTAGTGCGTGTTTGATAGGTGTAAATTGTAAATATAATGGTAAAAATAATTTAATTGATAAATTGGATAAGCTGATGAGTGTCTGTACACTTATCCCGGCTTGTCCAGAACAACTAGGAGGGCTAAAAACGCCTAGAAATCCAGCTGAAATAGTAGAAGGGCATGTTAGGTCTAACGATGGAATTGACGTTACTTATGAGTACAATAAGGGAGCTGAAGAGGCTTTGAAATTAGCAAAATTATATAATTGTAAAATTGCTATATTAAAAGAGAAAAGTCCTTCATGTGGCTATGGTAAAATATATGATGGTACATTTAGTCATACTTCTATTAACGGTAATGGTGTCGCAGCAAATTTGTTTATACAAAATGGAATTAAAGTATACGGAGAAAGTGAAATAGATAAATTTCTTTGTGAATTAGAAATTTAAGTAAAAATACATACAATTGATTTTCCAGACTGTAGACAAAGAAAAAACAAAAATTATTAAAACAGGAAGCCAAAAATAATGATTAAGAATTAATTATACTATCCTTGTATAATTAATTATATGATGTTAAAAATATATAATAAATTTAAGTTTACATGGAGGAAAAATGGACGCAAAATTAATGATTACAGGAAGAAGAAGTGTTAGAAAATTCAAAGATGAAATTGTTAGTCATGACACAATTAAGAAAATTGTGAAATTGGCTACTTATTCGCCAACTTGGAAAAACTCACAAACTGTTAGATATACAATAGTTGAAGATAAAAAAACATTGAAAAAAATCGCAGATGAAGCGGTATTAGATTTTAAAGCAAATGGAAACGTAATAAAAGGTGCAGCTGGATTAGCGGTTCTATCAACAGTTACAGGAAGATGTGGCTACGAAAGAGATGGCTCATTTACAACATCAAAAGAAGACAGGTGGGAAATGTTTGATGCAGGTGTTACTACACAAACATTTTGTCTAGCAGCTCATGAAGCTGGAATAGGAACCGTAATTATAGGTGTTTTTGATGAAAGTAAGTTATCAAAAATAATAGAACTACCTGCAGGGCAAACTGTTTCTGTAATAATTGCCTATGGTGCAATAATTGAAAATCCACCAATGCCAAGAAGAAAAGAGTTGGATGAAGTTTTGAAATTCTTGTAGAAGGTAAAAAATAAAAATAGTTTAATTGATAGTTTATATAAAATGAAATATAGTAAATAAAAAAAGCATTCAATCGAATGCTTTTTAATATATTTATTGGATTTTCAATGCGTTTGTAAATTAAGTATGGTACCGGTGGTGGGATTTGAACCCACATGGTTTCCCGCACGATTTTGAGTCGTGTACGTCTGCCGTTCCGTCACACCGGCTTAAAAATTATCACTTGCTTATATTAGCATAAAATAAGTATTAATGCAAGAGCTTTTTTAAAAAAAATTAAAAAAAATTATATAAAAATACTTATTTATCAATGAAAACGTATGCATTGTAAAAAAATAAAAAACTGTACTTATTATTTATAAATACAGTTTTAAATTCTAACTAAAAATACCAAATGCTCCTGTTAACAATACTACAATTGCAAATATCATTCTATAGACTGCAAAAACTTTCATAGGTTTTTGCTTTAAATAGTTGATAAATCTATTTATTACTAACAATGCTACAATAAATGAAATTACAAATCCTACTGCAAGAGAAATAATTTCTATTGGTAGTAAAATTGATAACCCACCAATTTTTATTATTTTCAGTAAACTCATTCCAACCATAACAGGTATGGCTAGAAAGAATGAAAATTCAGCAGCTGCAACTGTAGAAAGTCCTGCAATCCAACCACCAATGATAGTGGAAGCTGAACGTGACATTCCAGGAATGATAGCTAAACATTGGAAAGAACCTATAATCAATGCTTGCTTCATTGTAATGTTTAAATTTCTTGTGATATGTTTTTGATTTCT contains these protein-coding regions:
- a CDS encoding DNA recombination protein RmuC → MEKLILIMTTITCLISIFILIRLVNSSNQRNNKMMTDLKIMITENNNTALDNILSKISDSNQRQLKMLLENKLETVEKLEYNSSRMNRDFLSFQENTSKYINESNIKLTESLSNNFNTLNNKVDENLDKINKRVEERLNEGFEKTNKTFNNILERLSKIDEAQKKIDSLSTNIVSLQDILTDKKSRGTFGEIQLNNILYAIFGEKNDKTYQIQKKLSNGTIVDAMLFIPQPVGNLSIDSKFPLENYQRMIDKSLTAFERAQAEKDFKLNIKKHINDISSKYIIKDETSEQAVMFIPAEAIFAEINAYHQDLVDYAGNKKVWLASPTTLMSVLSTVQVILKNMERERYSSIIHTELNKLGEEFKRYKTRWDSLAKNIKKVSNDVDNINITSNKIEKKFNSISMVEIDTDIENVDAIVDLDLNN
- the addA gene encoding helicase-exonuclease AddAB subunit AddA gives rise to the protein MKWTENQQKVIDSRNKNILVSAAAGSGKTAVLVERIIKLVKDNKEEIDSFLIVTFTNAAAAGMKQKIQKALYKDLEDDSISDDNLKRHLRNQLNKLNKANISTIHSFCIDLLRKNFHVIGIDPNFRIGDPNECQILLNEAVDDVLEQAYTDKSSDFVQLVECFTSNRSDKELVELIKDMYYFILSFPNPLEWFEKSVNMLEITEIELDESIWLSVIRENVGTLLDGAEEAIKLAIDLSKEEAGPIAYFDTFSRDLSNVSELRDSLINSNFNNFINNLYSLSHPRLASIRGKKKEEVDAVLLDDAKSMRNEYKKIVDGIKKLIPNKTMKEFTEAINYMYPAMKALFELVKSLMNEFKIKKADKAILDFGDVEHFALDALSYEDVRESCRNKYKFIFVDEYQDSNQIQETLIGLIKRDNNVFMVGDSKQSIYKFRLADVDLFNSKLRTYKTECDEGDLNQRIDLNHNFRSRFEILAATNYIFEKIMSKKLGELDYNKEVFLNVGTEFKKSKDDRVELDIIETQTVEADEDIDEELQAMKKAEIEAFFAVNKIKDLLGQKTYFAKENEFRTIEFKDIVILLRSVANWSTVFEEIFFNQGIPFYSDTGTGYFETIEIEIMINMLRLIDNIRQDIPLLSIMRSPIGKFTTEELIKIRIKSPKISFIDAMYIYKNNEKNDLQQKIISFIDMIENYKKNSRYEKLNDLIWKILMETDYYYFVGALPNGKVRQANLRLLTDKAFEYENTSMTGLYNFLKYIEKLKLYNSDESTAKILGENDNVVRLMTIHKSKGLEFQVVILCGLNKKFNMMDVSKSILKHKTYGIAPKYVNPELRIYKETLPRIALKDVTKLETLSEEMRVLYVALTRAVDKLILCGTVKSAEGRVKKWRKGTTHYNLYTSQSYLDWICSSIYKHKDGYELRKLCNDDNSIVKNDIHNASFLINILTLKDINYSANQAENKREERIEEIKHFTEEVHSIETDEINRRLSFEYSYKKSINIPTKLSVTDIKNLDKKDVNVENIKYNIPKLVDIPLFKENNINFTQAEIGTITHYVMQHLDLNQQLDIQNINEQIANMIMHKLLTESEAEVVNIEQIVMFFKSDIGKRMLLSSNIKRETPFVIKKHANEVVKNINENEFVLIQGIIDCYFYEKDEIIVIDYKTDKVNDENIDIIKNQYKKQILSYKEAIQKLTNKKVKQCYLYLFDIGKQILIEDED
- a CDS encoding nitroreductase family protein, which translates into the protein MDAKLMITGRRSVRKFKDEIVSHDTIKKIVKLATYSPTWKNSQTVRYTIVEDKKTLKKIADEAVLDFKANGNVIKGAAGLAVLSTVTGRCGYERDGSFTTSKEDRWEMFDAGVTTQTFCLAAHEAGIGTVIIGVFDESKLSKIIELPAGQTVSVIIAYGAIIENPPMPRRKELDEVLKFL
- a CDS encoding HAD family hydrolase; this encodes MDSIIFDLDGTLWDSREAISKCWTELLSSYDVRKKVITVEDMTSVMGLLLPEIGDVFFEDLEKDKRDTLINECCNAEQKYLHDNGAKLFDKLEETLEILSKKYKLFIVSNCQDGYIETFLHAHNLGKYFLDYECPGRSGLKKAGNNKLIVKRNNLKSPIYVGDTQWDLNSAKEAGMPFVYARYGFGKDVQGYDYVIEKFDDLINLFI
- a CDS encoding DUF523 domain-containing protein, giving the protein MNVLISACLIGVNCKYNGKNNLIDKLDKLMSVCTLIPACPEQLGGLKTPRNPAEIVEGHVRSNDGIDVTYEYNKGAEEALKLAKLYNCKIAILKEKSPSCGYGKIYDGTFSHTSINGNGVAANLFIQNGIKVYGESEIDKFLCELEI